From the Methanophagales archaeon genome, the window ACCACTACCCGGTAAACCTGTTATCCATATTGCCCAGCTCATCTTGATGCTTGATACTCGATGCCTGAAGCTTGATGCCCCAGCCGGGAATCGAACCCGGATCATGGGCTCCGCAGGCCCACGGGATATCCATTACCACACTGGGGCTGGGCTGATAATAAATAGAAAGATAAAAGATATTATTCATGTATTCATGTTCATGCATTATTATCAGTGGATAGGAGCTGAGAAAATTTGCAACTGCTGTTCATACATTCGGATTTTATAGAATATGAAGCGAGGGATAAGACAAGAGTAGCAGAGGAGATAGAGAACAGAAGTGCGCGGGTGCGAGTGGAAGAAGCTCTTGTCGTTTTCATCGCTGTGGAACGTGGGGATGGAGATGAGTATAACAGTAACAGCGAGTATGTGGTGGAGAAGGCGACAGAGGAGGTTATATCGGTTGCGAAGAAGGTCGGTGCGGAAAGGATAGTTCTTTATCCCTATGCACACCTGAGCTCGGAACTGGCTTCGCCTGAGATAAGCATGGAGATACTGAAGGCAATGGAAGAACAGTTACGTGCACGGGGTATGGAAGTGAAAAGAGCGCCTTTTGGATGGTATAAAGCTTTCACAATCCGTTGTAAGGGGCATCCCCTATCAGAGTTATCACGTAAGATAAAGGTAGGAGAAGAGGAAAAGAGAGCGTCAAAGGCGTTGGAGGCGGAGGAAAAAGCGGAATCTGATTTCTTCTTCATGGATGAACGAGGAGAGCTCATAGCGCCATCGAATTTCAAATTTGGTGATGCGGATGAGAAACTGAAGAAGTTCTTCCTGTACGAGAGTGAGAAGCGGAGAGAGGTGGACAAGATACCGCCACATGTGGAACTGATGAAACGGCTGGAGATAGCAGATTACGAACCCTCTTCAGACCCCGGGAATATGCGATTTTACCCCCGGGGCGAATTGATAAAGAAGCTGATAGAGGACTATGTCAGGGAAGCCGTCACGGGATATGGTGCTGCCGAGGTGGAGACACCTCTGATGTACAGTGTGAAGCATCCATCGCTGAAGGACTACATTGATAGGTTCCCGGCGAGGCAGTACTCAATATTGGGTAAAGATAATAAGCCTGATTTATTCTTACGCTTCTCCGCTTGCTTCGGACAGTTCCTTATGAGTAAAGATATGAGTATATCATACAAAAGTCTGCCATTGAAGTTATTTGAACTTGCTTATTCATTCAGGAAGGAGAAAAGGGGCGAACTTGTTGGTTTACGTCGCCTGCGGAAGTTCACAATGCCCGATATGCATACACTATGCCGCGATATGAGCGAGGCGCTGGAGGAGTTCAAGCAGCAGTATGAAGTATGTATGCGTGTACTCGCAGATATTGGATTCTCAACCAGGGATTACGAAGTGGCGATAAGATTCACGCGGGATTTCTATGAGGCACACCGCGATTTCATAAAGGAGCTGGTGAGGATAGCGGGTAAGCCTGTACTGATAGAGCTGTGGGACCAGCGTTTCTTCTATTTCGTGCTCAAGTTCGAGTTCAATTTCGTGGATGCACTGGGCAAAGCATCAGCGCTCTCCACTGTGCAGATAGATGTTGAAAATGCTGCACGGTACGGCATAAGATATATTGATGCGCGTGGTGAAGAGAAAGAGCCTATCATACTCCACTGCTCGCCGAGCGGTGCAATTGAGCGATGTATGTATGCGTTGTTGGAGAAGGCGTATATGGATAAGGAGAGAGGAACGCCACCGATGCTACCGCTGTGGCTCTCACCTACACAATTGCGACTGATACCGGTTGCTGAGCGGCATCATGAGTACATCAGAGCTATCTTACCTGCTCTGGATGGCATACGGGTGGATGTGGACGACCGTGAGGAGACGGTATCGAAGAAGATACGGGATGCGGGTCGCGAATGGATACCCTATGTGGGCGTGATTGGTGACCGTGAGGTGGAGCGAGGGACGGTGAATGTCAATATCAGGGCGACGCAGCAGGTGGAGGAGATGGCTGTGGAGGAATTGAGGCGGAGGATAGCTGAGGGTATAAAGGGCAGACCATATCGGAAATTGCCACTACCGCTTAGATTATCAGAGCGAGTACGATTTGTGGGTTAAGGTTAAGACCTCCTTCTCTTACGCGCTTTAGCTTTAGCTTTATATATTTCTCGCTGCACAATGTACCGCATTATCTCATTTGTACCCGCAGGTATCATAGACAACCGTGCCATCCTAAATGCCCATTCTGCAGGGTACTCCGACAACCCTCTGCCACCCAGTATCTGTAGTGTGTTATGTGCAGACTCGAAAAATGCCTCGGAAGCGAGCAGTTTTGACATCGCTGATTCCTTCTCCGCGGTATAACCGGCATCTATCAGTCTCGTAGTATGATAGACCATCAATCTCGCTGCTTCCAGCTTCGTCACCATATCCGCGAGCTTAAAACTCACAGCTTCAAATCGGCTTATTGGAGTTCCAAATTGCTCTCGTTCCATAGAATAGTCTGCCGCGAGTTCAACCACCGGTCTCGCCTCGCCCACAAGCATTGCGGCATACAGCACTCTTTCAATAGCAAGTTCATCGAACAATATACGCACACCCTCGTTCACTTTACCGAGCAGGTTCTCTCTCGGAACGCTTAAGCCATCAAACTGGATATGGGAGTTCACAGTACCGGGAAAACCTCCCAGCAACTTATAATCCTCGATCACTTCAAACCCCTTCCTCTCGCATGGTTCCACGATGAATGCACTCATACCCCTTGCTGGCTCTACCTGCGGATCTGTTATTGCCCATACCAGGAGTACATCAGCTTTACTGCCGTTTGTTATATTCCTCTTCTCGCCCTTTATCTCATACCCATCACCCTTCAACTCTGCCCGCGTTCTGATGCGCATCACATCACTGCCTGCGTCAGGCTCGGTTATTGCGATAGCGCCCGTTTTCATACCCATGCGCATCGGACCCAGGAACCTCTCCTTCTGCTCCTCGGTTCCGAACCTTGAGATCGTAGCATAGACATAAGAAGAGGTAGAATGTATCCATGCGAGTGGCACACAGGCAGCACCAAGCTCTTCTGTCAGTATCGCTTCACAGGTAAGACTCCCTCTTCCTCCATATTCTGGCGGCAATACCTGTGCCAGGAAGCCCGCTTCTCCAAGTCTCTTATATAACGCTCTTGGATAGGAATCACGCTCGTATATCTCTCTTTCCAGTTCTTTCGCATTCATGCGGTGTAAAAAATCCTGTAATGCTGCTCTAAATCTGTTCTCGTCCGTGGAGAAGAGAATTTCTTCTTTTTCTTCCATAACTCCTTTATTTATTGTACGTATAGGTATAGGTATATTTACAATAGATATTTTATCCCCGATTATGGAGCTGGGTAAATTCGTGATAATCATCTCGTTATTCGGTATCTGCCTCCTGTACTGCACATCATGGATTGTGAAACCGCCCTATGTCCCTCTGGATACGATTGCAAGCCGTAACCATAGCCATGAGAATGAATTAATAAAGACAAAGGGGCTTGTTACTGATCTCCTGAACCTATCAGATGGGAACATGCTATTAAACATAATGGATAATGGTACCGAACTGCCAGTATTTGTGAGTACCAGTTCCTGCGATAAAGATGGCGATTTAAAACTCCAGCTCCACTATGGCGATGAGATCGAATTAGAGGGTAGGGTACAACAATACAGGGGGAAATACGAGATAGTAACATCAAAAAGGGGTATTAAGAAGATAAACTCGGGCAATAGCGATGATAATGTTGCACATTTCGTTGCAGAGATAGCAGAGTATCCAGCTAACTATGAAGGCAGGCGGATACGGGTTGTGGGCTACATCTGTAAGGTTTACAGGCGCATATTTTATCTCTGTAGTGATAAAGCGAAAGCGAGTACGGGGTATAAATATCAGATGCGGGTAGTAGCAGATCAATTACCTGAACCTGAATTAGAGAAGGCTGACAAGATTATAGTAGAAGGTGTTCTTGCTTATAACCCTGTAGATATGCGGTATGAATTAAAACTCATCTCTTTATCTTGTCTGTAAGCCAACCAATCCGCTTCTCATCCCTATCATTAAAATTAAATTCAGGTACATAGGGCTTTATATCTATCAGGGGAGTACCATCAATGACATCTATACCTTTGACCCGCAGTATATTTCCGCGCCTCTCTATCAGCTTCACAACCGATATTCCTATTGGATTCGGTCTATTTGGCGATCTTGTAGTGAATAAGCCATGTAATTCGGTATCCCAGGGTGTTCTTACGAGCAGGGAATAGCCATGTGATTTGTGGAGCCAGTAGAGAAGGATGATATGGGAGAAACCTTCAATATCCTTCAGTCCACCTGCATACTGCTCAAAGACTTCTATCACTGCTACCACTTCTGATTTGCTTACCTGGCGTGGACAGTCCCTTAAACTCTTATACGGACTGTGAATAACGCCAATAGGGGTCAAAGTCATCTTATTTTGTTTTTCTTCCATCTTTATCCCCTCCTTAAATGCGTTAGAAAGCCGTATAACCCCTGCATAATAAAGGTGCAGCACAATACTTAAATATTCCCAAATGGGAAGTTAGGAAATCAATAAAAGATAACGCTCGAAAATTGTCGCAAGCAGGAAATAGGGACCTATCATCTTAAGTGCAATATAGAACATGATAGAGATAAATATGTACCTCAGCCAGGTTGCCGGGAGTTTGTGCGCGGTTATTGCACCTATATAAGCTATTGGAATGCTTGTCATTGCCAGGCAAGCCCATGCAGCGAGGTTAACATACCCGATGGAGAAAGGTGGGAGATCAGGTACTGAAAGACCACTTATTAGATACGCGAAGGCACCAGCGAAACTGATAAAAGTCATTATTAAGAGTGAGGTCCCAATCGCATAACGCATCTCGTACTTCGACACCAGCATGAGCACCGGTACTATGATAATCCCACCACCAAGTCCCAGCATGCCACATATGATACCTATTGCAAAACCAGAAGGGATCAGCACTAACATTTTACTTTCAGGTACTCCGCCATCAGTATCGGTAACGGGAATTTTGCATATTAGCATCCGGACGGCAGCGATTGCAATAACAAGCCCGAACACAAGCCTCAAAATAGACTCGTTCAGGAATCGCAGGGTGAAGATCGCACCAGTAACAGAACCAATCGCGCCCGGGATACCCATTATCAATCCCGGCTTCCACCATACTGAACGCTTTCTCATATGGGCACTCACACCACTAACTGCCGTTGGGAAGACAACAAGCAGGTTAGAGCCAAATGCAAGCTTTATAGAGACCTCGCCCGGAACACCAAGTGCAGTGAATACAAAGAATGTGATGGGAACCATAATTGAACTCCCGCCAATGCCAAGGAGTCCACTGACAAAACCAACCCCTGCTCCTGTCAACACCAGAACCACTATTGCTATTAAAAGTTCCATACCTGCCCATATAGTATAGAGAAGACTATTCTATTTCCATGATATTAATGGTAAAAGCAAAAACAGGGATGAAGATAGCCAATATGATTCCAATAATCTCTATGATGGCTTCTATCAGAGATTGTATCATCATAATCATACCCGCCAGGCAAATCTCGCCTAACCCCGGTATTTTTTATTGATTCGAACTCGTGTTCGTATATACAAACCCTCTAAGTAAACATTAATTATCCTTCGCCACCTCCCCTTAAAGATTAAGTCCAAAGGACTTCTTAGTTTTTCATCTGATTGTTCCCGATGATTCAGCGGGATGGGTGTTCCAACAATAGAAACTTCTTTAGCATTTCGGGTTCCAACTCCATATTCAATACTCTTATGGGTTCGAG encodes:
- a CDS encoding threonine--tRNA ligase, whose amino-acid sequence is MQLLFIHSDFIEYEARDKTRVAEEIENRSARVRVEEALVVFIAVERGDGDEYNSNSEYVVEKATEEVISVAKKVGAERIVLYPYAHLSSELASPEISMEILKAMEEQLRARGMEVKRAPFGWYKAFTIRCKGHPLSELSRKIKVGEEEKRASKALEAEEKAESDFFFMDERGELIAPSNFKFGDADEKLKKFFLYESEKRREVDKIPPHVELMKRLEIADYEPSSDPGNMRFYPRGELIKKLIEDYVREAVTGYGAAEVETPLMYSVKHPSLKDYIDRFPARQYSILGKDNKPDLFLRFSACFGQFLMSKDMSISYKSLPLKLFELAYSFRKEKRGELVGLRRLRKFTMPDMHTLCRDMSEALEEFKQQYEVCMRVLADIGFSTRDYEVAIRFTRDFYEAHRDFIKELVRIAGKPVLIELWDQRFFYFVLKFEFNFVDALGKASALSTVQIDVENAARYGIRYIDARGEEKEPIILHCSPSGAIERCMYALLEKAYMDKERGTPPMLPLWLSPTQLRLIPVAERHHEYIRAILPALDGIRVDVDDREETVSKKIRDAGREWIPYVGVIGDREVERGTVNVNIRATQQVEEMAVEELRRRIAEGIKGRPYRKLPLPLRLSERVRFVG
- a CDS encoding acyl-CoA/acyl-ACP dehydrogenase, encoding MEEKEEILFSTDENRFRAALQDFLHRMNAKELEREIYERDSYPRALYKRLGEAGFLAQVLPPEYGGRGSLTCEAILTEELGAACVPLAWIHSTSSYVYATISRFGTEEQKERFLGPMRMGMKTGAIAITEPDAGSDVMRIRTRAELKGDGYEIKGEKRNITNGSKADVLLVWAITDPQVEPARGMSAFIVEPCERKGFEVIEDYKLLGGFPGTVNSHIQFDGLSVPRENLLGKVNEGVRILFDELAIERVLYAAMLVGEARPVVELAADYSMEREQFGTPISRFEAVSFKLADMVTKLEAARLMVYHTTRLIDAGYTAEKESAMSKLLASEAFFESAHNTLQILGGRGLSEYPAEWAFRMARLSMIPAGTNEIMRYIVQREIYKAKAKARKRRRS
- the tsaA gene encoding tRNA (N6-threonylcarbamoyladenosine(37)-N6)-methyltransferase TrmO, coding for MEEKQNKMTLTPIGVIHSPYKSLRDCPRQVSKSEVVAVIEVFEQYAGGLKDIEGFSHIILLYWLHKSHGYSLLVRTPWDTELHGLFTTRSPNRPNPIGISVVKLIERRGNILRVKGIDVIDGTPLIDIKPYVPEFNFNDRDEKRIGWLTDKIKR
- a CDS encoding sulfite exporter TauE/SafE family protein encodes the protein MELLIAIVVLVLTGAGVGFVSGLLGIGGSSIMVPITFFVFTALGVPGEVSIKLAFGSNLLVVFPTAVSGVSAHMRKRSVWWKPGLIMGIPGAIGSVTGAIFTLRFLNESILRLVFGLVIAIAAVRMLICKIPVTDTDGGVPESKMLVLIPSGFAIGIICGMLGLGGGIIIVPVLMLVSKYEMRYAIGTSLLIMTFISFAGAFAYLISGLSVPDLPPFSIGYVNLAAWACLAMTSIPIAYIGAITAHKLPATWLRYIFISIMFYIALKMIGPYFLLATIFERYLLLIS